One Terriglobales bacterium DNA segment encodes these proteins:
- a CDS encoding lipoyl synthase yields MASMVELVQIQPVPPKRTPKPHWIKAPAPLGENYRNLKTLARTLGLHTVCESAQCPNIGECWNHKTATFMLLGDICTRRCGFCAVPKGKPGPIDWDEPRRVAEAVARLGLKHAVVTSVNRDDDNIGGAKVFAETIREIRRQAPGCRVEVLIPDFQGIEEALRIVLDAQPEILNHNTETVPRLYR; encoded by the coding sequence ATGGCATCTATGGTCGAACTCGTGCAGATCCAGCCGGTACCGCCGAAGCGCACACCCAAGCCGCACTGGATCAAAGCCCCCGCGCCACTGGGCGAGAACTATCGCAACCTGAAAACGCTGGCGCGGACCCTTGGACTGCATACGGTCTGCGAGTCGGCGCAGTGTCCGAATATCGGCGAGTGCTGGAACCACAAAACCGCCACCTTCATGCTGCTGGGGGACATCTGCACCCGGCGGTGCGGGTTCTGCGCGGTGCCCAAGGGCAAGCCGGGGCCGATCGACTGGGACGAGCCGCGGCGGGTGGCGGAGGCGGTGGCGCGGCTGGGGCTGAAGCATGCGGTCGTCACCAGCGTGAACCGCGACGACGACAACATCGGCGGGGCGAAGGTTTTCGCCGAAACCATCCGCGAGATCCGGCGGCAAGCACCGGGGTGCCGGGTGGAGGTGCTGATCCCGGATTTCCAGGGGATCGAAGAGGCGCTGCGCATCGTGCTCGACGCCCAGCCCGAGATCCTGAACCACAACACCGAAACCGTGCCGCGGCTGTACCG